In Macadamia integrifolia cultivar HAES 741 chromosome 1, SCU_Mint_v3, whole genome shotgun sequence, a single window of DNA contains:
- the LOC122082545 gene encoding homeobox-leucine zipper protein ROC2-like isoform X2 — protein MPAGMMVSARHVPPPVMGNNGFGSSSGLSLAQPNLTEGQQQLPLEMTHNTSESEMAKMIRDEEFESKSGSENLEGASGDDQDPSNRPRKKRYHRHTQHQIQEMETFFKECPHPDDKQRKELSRELGLEPLQVKFWFQNKRTQMKTQHERHENTQLRNENEKLRAENMRYKEALSNASCPNCGGPTAIGEMSFDEHHLRIENARLREEIDRISVIAAKYVGGKSAMVPFPPLNPQGNRPLDLGVGNYGVHNSGGEIFGAGDLLRSISAPTEADKPMIIELAVAAMEELIRMAQLGEPLWIPGIDGATEILSEEEYIRNFPRGIGPKPFGLKSEASRETAVVIMNHINLVEILMDVNQWVSVFSGIVSRGMTLEVLSTGVAGNYNGALQVMTAEFQVPSPLVPTRESYFVRYCKQHADGTWAVVDVSLDNLRPNPGTRCRRRPSGCLIQEMPNGYSKVIWVEHVEVDDRAVHNIYRALVNSGLAFGAKRWVATLDRQCERLASAMASNIPSGDVGVITSQEGRKSMLKLAERMVISFCAGVSASTAHTWTTLSGSVAEDVRVMTRKSIDDPGRPPGIVLSAATSFWLPVPPNRVFHFLRDENSRSEWDILSNGGVVQEMAHIANGRDHGNCVSLLRVNSANSSQSNMLILQESCIDSTGSYVIYAPVDIVAMNVVLNGGDPDYVALLPSGFAILPDGPTIHGGIVDEVGSGGSLLTVAFQILVDSVPSAKLSLGSVATVNSLIACTVDRIKAAVSCENA, from the exons ATGCCTGCCGGGATGATGGTTTCAGCGAGACACGTGCCACCACCGGTTATGGGTAACAATGGATTTGGGTCTTCATCGGGCCTTTCGCTTGCTCAG CCAAACCTTACGGAGGGTCAGCAACAGCTTCCTCTGGAGATGACCCATAACACATCGGAAAGCGAAATGGCAAAGATGATCAGGGATGAGGAATTTGAAAGCAAATCCGGCAGCGAGAACCTCGAAGGTGCCTCCGGCGATGATCAAGACCCTTCCAATCGCCCTCGCAAGAAGCGTTACCACCGCCATACTCAACACCAAATCCAAGAAATGGAAAC CTTTTTTAAAGAGTGTCCTCATCCTGATGACAAGCAAAGGAAGGAGTTAAGCCGTGAATTAGGGTTAGAACCTTTGCAGGTCAAGTTTTGGTTCCAAAACAAGAGAACCCAAATGAAG ACTCAGCATGAGCGCCATGAGAACACACAGCTGAGAAACGAGAACGAGAAGCTTAGGGCTGAGAACATGAGGTACAAAGAAGCCCTCAGCAATGCTTCATGCCCTAACTGTGGAGGCCCAACTGCCATCGGCGAGATGTCTTTTGATGAGCATCATCTGAGGATTGAGAATGCTCGACTGAGAGAAGAG ATTGATAGGATTTCTGTTATTGCTGCTAAATATGTGGGTGGCAAGTCGGCTATGGTTCCCTTCCCACCTCTCAACCCTCAAGGCAACCGTCCCCTTGACTTAGGTGTTGGGAACTATGGAGTGCACAATTCAGGAGGGGAGATATTCGGAGCAGGTGATCTTCTTAGATCAATATCTGCACCGACTGAAGCTGATAAGCCGATGATCATCGAGCTTGCTGTTGCAGCAATGGAGGAACTTATTAGAATGGCCCAACTTGGTGAACCCTTGTGGATTCCTGGCATTGATGGTGCTACTGAGATTCTGAGTGAAGAGGAATATATAAGAAACTTCCCTAGAGGAATTGGCCCAAAACCCTTTGGGTTGAAATCTGAAGCCTCTAGGGAAACTGCTGTTGTAATCATGAATCATATTAACCTTGTTGAGATCCTCATGGATGTG AATCAGTGGGTGAGTGTTTTCTCTGGCATTGTTTCAAGAGGCATGACACTAGAAGTTCTATCTACTGGTGTAGCTGGAAACTACAATGGAGCTCTCCAAGTG ATGACTGCAGAATTCCAAGTCCCCTCCCCGCTTGTTCCAACGCGTGAGAGTTACTTCGTAAGGTATTGCAAACAACACGCCGATGGAACTTGGGCAGTGGTTGATGTATCTTTGGATAATTTACGGCCTAACCCAGGAACAAGATGTCGAAGAAGGCCATCGGGTTGTTTAATCCAAGAAATGCCAAATGGGTACTCAAAG GTCATCTGGGTTGAACATGTAGAAGTGGATGATAGAGCAGTACACAACATATACAGAGCCCTAGTTAATTCAGGACTTGCATTTGGCGCAAAGCGCTGGGTTGCTACTTTAGATCGACAATGTGAACGTCTGGCTAGTGCAATGGCCAGTAATATTCCTTCTGGAGATGTTGGTG TAATAACAagtcaagaaggaagaaagagcaTGTTGAAGCTGGCTGAGAGAATGGTGATAAGCTTTTGTGCTGGTGTTAGTGCTTCAACTGCTCACACATGGACTACATTATCTGGGAGTGTCGCCGAAGATGTAAGAGTCATGACCAGAAAAAGCATAGATGATCCAGGCAGGCCTCCCGGGATTGTGCTAAGCGCCGCCACTTCCTTCTGGCTTCCTGTCCCACCAAATAGAGTTTTTCATTTCCTCCGTGATGAGAATTCTCGAAGTGAG TGGGATATCCTCTCAAATGGCGGTGTAGTTCAAGAAATGGCGCACATTGCAAATGGTCGTGATCATGGGAACTGTGTCTCTCTACTGCGTGTGAAT agtgcAAATTCAAGCCAAAGCAATATGCTGATATTACAAGAGAGCTGCATCGACTCAACAGGTTCTTATGTAATCTATGCTCCTGTTGACATTGTTGCCATGAATGTGGTGTTAAATGGTGGAGATCCAGATTATGTTGCCCTTCTGCCATCAGGGTTTGCTATACTACCTGATGGGCCAACAATTCATGGAGGAATAGTAGATGAAGTTGGGTCTGGTGGATCTCTTCTCACAGTTGCCTTTCAGATTTTGGTGGATTCAGTTCCAAGTGCAAAACTCTCTCTTGGATCTGTGGCTACTGTTAATAGTCTTATTGCTTGCACCGTTGATCGAATTAAAGCTGCAGTTTCATGCGAGAATGCATGA
- the LOC122082545 gene encoding homeobox-leucine zipper protein HDG2-like isoform X1, producing MPSILLPCFLSFFITVLLLLCFPFSETLTINFFLPNLTEGQQQLPLEMTHNTSESEMAKMIRDEEFESKSGSENLEGASGDDQDPSNRPRKKRYHRHTQHQIQEMETFFKECPHPDDKQRKELSRELGLEPLQVKFWFQNKRTQMKTQHERHENTQLRNENEKLRAENMRYKEALSNASCPNCGGPTAIGEMSFDEHHLRIENARLREEIDRISVIAAKYVGGKSAMVPFPPLNPQGNRPLDLGVGNYGVHNSGGEIFGAGDLLRSISAPTEADKPMIIELAVAAMEELIRMAQLGEPLWIPGIDGATEILSEEEYIRNFPRGIGPKPFGLKSEASRETAVVIMNHINLVEILMDVNQWVSVFSGIVSRGMTLEVLSTGVAGNYNGALQVMTAEFQVPSPLVPTRESYFVRYCKQHADGTWAVVDVSLDNLRPNPGTRCRRRPSGCLIQEMPNGYSKVIWVEHVEVDDRAVHNIYRALVNSGLAFGAKRWVATLDRQCERLASAMASNIPSGDVGVITSQEGRKSMLKLAERMVISFCAGVSASTAHTWTTLSGSVAEDVRVMTRKSIDDPGRPPGIVLSAATSFWLPVPPNRVFHFLRDENSRSEWDILSNGGVVQEMAHIANGRDHGNCVSLLRVNSANSSQSNMLILQESCIDSTGSYVIYAPVDIVAMNVVLNGGDPDYVALLPSGFAILPDGPTIHGGIVDEVGSGGSLLTVAFQILVDSVPSAKLSLGSVATVNSLIACTVDRIKAAVSCENA from the exons ATGCCTTCAATTCTTCTCCcttgttttctttccttcttcatcactgttcttcttcttctatgtttTCCTTTCTCTGAGACTTTGACTATTAACTTTTTTCTG CCAAACCTTACGGAGGGTCAGCAACAGCTTCCTCTGGAGATGACCCATAACACATCGGAAAGCGAAATGGCAAAGATGATCAGGGATGAGGAATTTGAAAGCAAATCCGGCAGCGAGAACCTCGAAGGTGCCTCCGGCGATGATCAAGACCCTTCCAATCGCCCTCGCAAGAAGCGTTACCACCGCCATACTCAACACCAAATCCAAGAAATGGAAAC CTTTTTTAAAGAGTGTCCTCATCCTGATGACAAGCAAAGGAAGGAGTTAAGCCGTGAATTAGGGTTAGAACCTTTGCAGGTCAAGTTTTGGTTCCAAAACAAGAGAACCCAAATGAAG ACTCAGCATGAGCGCCATGAGAACACACAGCTGAGAAACGAGAACGAGAAGCTTAGGGCTGAGAACATGAGGTACAAAGAAGCCCTCAGCAATGCTTCATGCCCTAACTGTGGAGGCCCAACTGCCATCGGCGAGATGTCTTTTGATGAGCATCATCTGAGGATTGAGAATGCTCGACTGAGAGAAGAG ATTGATAGGATTTCTGTTATTGCTGCTAAATATGTGGGTGGCAAGTCGGCTATGGTTCCCTTCCCACCTCTCAACCCTCAAGGCAACCGTCCCCTTGACTTAGGTGTTGGGAACTATGGAGTGCACAATTCAGGAGGGGAGATATTCGGAGCAGGTGATCTTCTTAGATCAATATCTGCACCGACTGAAGCTGATAAGCCGATGATCATCGAGCTTGCTGTTGCAGCAATGGAGGAACTTATTAGAATGGCCCAACTTGGTGAACCCTTGTGGATTCCTGGCATTGATGGTGCTACTGAGATTCTGAGTGAAGAGGAATATATAAGAAACTTCCCTAGAGGAATTGGCCCAAAACCCTTTGGGTTGAAATCTGAAGCCTCTAGGGAAACTGCTGTTGTAATCATGAATCATATTAACCTTGTTGAGATCCTCATGGATGTG AATCAGTGGGTGAGTGTTTTCTCTGGCATTGTTTCAAGAGGCATGACACTAGAAGTTCTATCTACTGGTGTAGCTGGAAACTACAATGGAGCTCTCCAAGTG ATGACTGCAGAATTCCAAGTCCCCTCCCCGCTTGTTCCAACGCGTGAGAGTTACTTCGTAAGGTATTGCAAACAACACGCCGATGGAACTTGGGCAGTGGTTGATGTATCTTTGGATAATTTACGGCCTAACCCAGGAACAAGATGTCGAAGAAGGCCATCGGGTTGTTTAATCCAAGAAATGCCAAATGGGTACTCAAAG GTCATCTGGGTTGAACATGTAGAAGTGGATGATAGAGCAGTACACAACATATACAGAGCCCTAGTTAATTCAGGACTTGCATTTGGCGCAAAGCGCTGGGTTGCTACTTTAGATCGACAATGTGAACGTCTGGCTAGTGCAATGGCCAGTAATATTCCTTCTGGAGATGTTGGTG TAATAACAagtcaagaaggaagaaagagcaTGTTGAAGCTGGCTGAGAGAATGGTGATAAGCTTTTGTGCTGGTGTTAGTGCTTCAACTGCTCACACATGGACTACATTATCTGGGAGTGTCGCCGAAGATGTAAGAGTCATGACCAGAAAAAGCATAGATGATCCAGGCAGGCCTCCCGGGATTGTGCTAAGCGCCGCCACTTCCTTCTGGCTTCCTGTCCCACCAAATAGAGTTTTTCATTTCCTCCGTGATGAGAATTCTCGAAGTGAG TGGGATATCCTCTCAAATGGCGGTGTAGTTCAAGAAATGGCGCACATTGCAAATGGTCGTGATCATGGGAACTGTGTCTCTCTACTGCGTGTGAAT agtgcAAATTCAAGCCAAAGCAATATGCTGATATTACAAGAGAGCTGCATCGACTCAACAGGTTCTTATGTAATCTATGCTCCTGTTGACATTGTTGCCATGAATGTGGTGTTAAATGGTGGAGATCCAGATTATGTTGCCCTTCTGCCATCAGGGTTTGCTATACTACCTGATGGGCCAACAATTCATGGAGGAATAGTAGATGAAGTTGGGTCTGGTGGATCTCTTCTCACAGTTGCCTTTCAGATTTTGGTGGATTCAGTTCCAAGTGCAAAACTCTCTCTTGGATCTGTGGCTACTGTTAATAGTCTTATTGCTTGCACCGTTGATCGAATTAAAGCTGCAGTTTCATGCGAGAATGCATGA
- the LOC122082545 gene encoding homeobox-leucine zipper protein ROC2-like isoform X3: MTHNTSESEMAKMIRDEEFESKSGSENLEGASGDDQDPSNRPRKKRYHRHTQHQIQEMETFFKECPHPDDKQRKELSRELGLEPLQVKFWFQNKRTQMKTQHERHENTQLRNENEKLRAENMRYKEALSNASCPNCGGPTAIGEMSFDEHHLRIENARLREEIDRISVIAAKYVGGKSAMVPFPPLNPQGNRPLDLGVGNYGVHNSGGEIFGAGDLLRSISAPTEADKPMIIELAVAAMEELIRMAQLGEPLWIPGIDGATEILSEEEYIRNFPRGIGPKPFGLKSEASRETAVVIMNHINLVEILMDVNQWVSVFSGIVSRGMTLEVLSTGVAGNYNGALQVMTAEFQVPSPLVPTRESYFVRYCKQHADGTWAVVDVSLDNLRPNPGTRCRRRPSGCLIQEMPNGYSKVIWVEHVEVDDRAVHNIYRALVNSGLAFGAKRWVATLDRQCERLASAMASNIPSGDVGVITSQEGRKSMLKLAERMVISFCAGVSASTAHTWTTLSGSVAEDVRVMTRKSIDDPGRPPGIVLSAATSFWLPVPPNRVFHFLRDENSRSEWDILSNGGVVQEMAHIANGRDHGNCVSLLRVNSANSSQSNMLILQESCIDSTGSYVIYAPVDIVAMNVVLNGGDPDYVALLPSGFAILPDGPTIHGGIVDEVGSGGSLLTVAFQILVDSVPSAKLSLGSVATVNSLIACTVDRIKAAVSCENA, encoded by the exons ATGACCCATAACACATCGGAAAGCGAAATGGCAAAGATGATCAGGGATGAGGAATTTGAAAGCAAATCCGGCAGCGAGAACCTCGAAGGTGCCTCCGGCGATGATCAAGACCCTTCCAATCGCCCTCGCAAGAAGCGTTACCACCGCCATACTCAACACCAAATCCAAGAAATGGAAAC CTTTTTTAAAGAGTGTCCTCATCCTGATGACAAGCAAAGGAAGGAGTTAAGCCGTGAATTAGGGTTAGAACCTTTGCAGGTCAAGTTTTGGTTCCAAAACAAGAGAACCCAAATGAAG ACTCAGCATGAGCGCCATGAGAACACACAGCTGAGAAACGAGAACGAGAAGCTTAGGGCTGAGAACATGAGGTACAAAGAAGCCCTCAGCAATGCTTCATGCCCTAACTGTGGAGGCCCAACTGCCATCGGCGAGATGTCTTTTGATGAGCATCATCTGAGGATTGAGAATGCTCGACTGAGAGAAGAG ATTGATAGGATTTCTGTTATTGCTGCTAAATATGTGGGTGGCAAGTCGGCTATGGTTCCCTTCCCACCTCTCAACCCTCAAGGCAACCGTCCCCTTGACTTAGGTGTTGGGAACTATGGAGTGCACAATTCAGGAGGGGAGATATTCGGAGCAGGTGATCTTCTTAGATCAATATCTGCACCGACTGAAGCTGATAAGCCGATGATCATCGAGCTTGCTGTTGCAGCAATGGAGGAACTTATTAGAATGGCCCAACTTGGTGAACCCTTGTGGATTCCTGGCATTGATGGTGCTACTGAGATTCTGAGTGAAGAGGAATATATAAGAAACTTCCCTAGAGGAATTGGCCCAAAACCCTTTGGGTTGAAATCTGAAGCCTCTAGGGAAACTGCTGTTGTAATCATGAATCATATTAACCTTGTTGAGATCCTCATGGATGTG AATCAGTGGGTGAGTGTTTTCTCTGGCATTGTTTCAAGAGGCATGACACTAGAAGTTCTATCTACTGGTGTAGCTGGAAACTACAATGGAGCTCTCCAAGTG ATGACTGCAGAATTCCAAGTCCCCTCCCCGCTTGTTCCAACGCGTGAGAGTTACTTCGTAAGGTATTGCAAACAACACGCCGATGGAACTTGGGCAGTGGTTGATGTATCTTTGGATAATTTACGGCCTAACCCAGGAACAAGATGTCGAAGAAGGCCATCGGGTTGTTTAATCCAAGAAATGCCAAATGGGTACTCAAAG GTCATCTGGGTTGAACATGTAGAAGTGGATGATAGAGCAGTACACAACATATACAGAGCCCTAGTTAATTCAGGACTTGCATTTGGCGCAAAGCGCTGGGTTGCTACTTTAGATCGACAATGTGAACGTCTGGCTAGTGCAATGGCCAGTAATATTCCTTCTGGAGATGTTGGTG TAATAACAagtcaagaaggaagaaagagcaTGTTGAAGCTGGCTGAGAGAATGGTGATAAGCTTTTGTGCTGGTGTTAGTGCTTCAACTGCTCACACATGGACTACATTATCTGGGAGTGTCGCCGAAGATGTAAGAGTCATGACCAGAAAAAGCATAGATGATCCAGGCAGGCCTCCCGGGATTGTGCTAAGCGCCGCCACTTCCTTCTGGCTTCCTGTCCCACCAAATAGAGTTTTTCATTTCCTCCGTGATGAGAATTCTCGAAGTGAG TGGGATATCCTCTCAAATGGCGGTGTAGTTCAAGAAATGGCGCACATTGCAAATGGTCGTGATCATGGGAACTGTGTCTCTCTACTGCGTGTGAAT agtgcAAATTCAAGCCAAAGCAATATGCTGATATTACAAGAGAGCTGCATCGACTCAACAGGTTCTTATGTAATCTATGCTCCTGTTGACATTGTTGCCATGAATGTGGTGTTAAATGGTGGAGATCCAGATTATGTTGCCCTTCTGCCATCAGGGTTTGCTATACTACCTGATGGGCCAACAATTCATGGAGGAATAGTAGATGAAGTTGGGTCTGGTGGATCTCTTCTCACAGTTGCCTTTCAGATTTTGGTGGATTCAGTTCCAAGTGCAAAACTCTCTCTTGGATCTGTGGCTACTGTTAATAGTCTTATTGCTTGCACCGTTGATCGAATTAAAGCTGCAGTTTCATGCGAGAATGCATGA